A region from the Alnus glutinosa chromosome 5, dhAlnGlut1.1, whole genome shotgun sequence genome encodes:
- the LOC133869219 gene encoding uncharacterized protein LOC133869219 produces MGKTWMTKSRGTREYRDGYRLFVDFAVSNYRIPNGNIHCPCKSCRNNQCHPPDFVLAHLTGGKRIMTTYTTWFWHGEKHVRGPVAGSYSNRSAADAASGSTEQGGDMHSMLHDAFGMHEVREGNCELEVVVQGGEEIGWNEESAEGNAQKYYDKLKKPEKPLHGGTKHSKLSAIVHLYNLKCVGGISNKIFSDLLEFIIQLLPACDDTLPTNTYQAKKFLSDMGLGYEKIPACRNNCMLFWKDNQELESCIVCGESKWNDEIHSDKDGQPISSRKKHPVKVLRWFPLIPQLQRLFMSEHTAPNMRWHVEGRTKDGVLRHPADGETWKSFDLLHPEF; encoded by the coding sequence ATGGGCAAGACTTGGATGACAAAGTCTAGGGGTACAAGGGAATATAGAGATGGGTATAGATTGTTTGTTGACTTCGCAGTTAGTAACTATAGAATTCCCAATGGAAATATACACTGCCCTTGTAAGtcgtgtcgaaataaccagtgCCACCCACCCGATTTTGTACTTGCCCACTTGACAGGGGGTAAGAGAATAATGACTACatacactacatggttttggcaCGGTGAGAAGCATGTTCGGGGTCCTGTTGCAGGTTCTTACTCGAATCGCTCGGCCGCAGATGCAGCTAGTGGAAGCACAGAACAGGGTGGCGACATGCACTCAATGTTGCATGATGCATTCGGCATGCACGAAGTTAGAGAAGGCAATTGTGAGCTTGAGGTCGTGGTTCAAGGAGGTGAAGAAATTGGGTGGAATGAAGAATCAGCTGAAGGGAACGCTCAGAAGTACTATGACAAGCTTAAAAAGCCGGAGAAGCCACTTCATGGGGGTACTAAACATAGCAAGCTAAGTGCTATTGTACatttgtacaacttgaagtgcgttggcgGAATTAGCAACAAGATTTTCTCGGATTTGCTTGAGTTCATCATCCAGTTGCTGCCTGCATGTGATGATACTTTGCCAACTAATACATATCAGGCGAAAAAGTTTCTTAGTGACATGGGGCTTGGTTATGAGAAGATTCCTGCATGTCGTAataattgtatgttattctggaaggaCAATCAAGAATTAGAATCATGCATCGtctgtggagaatctaagtggaatGATGAAATTCATTCGGACAAGGATGGTCAACCCATATCATCGAGAAAGAAACATCCGGTGAAAGTAttgcggtggtttccactcatcccccAGCTACAGAGGCTTTTTATGTCGGAACATACAGCACCCAACATGAGATGGCATGTAGAAGGTCGCACTAAAGATGGCGTGCTGAGGCATCCGGCTGACGGTGAAACATGGAAATCATTCGATCTCTTACATCCAGAATTTTAG